Within the Streptomyces sp. YIM 121038 genome, the region CCAGGACGGACCAGACCCCGATCACGATCACCGCGACCACCCCGGGCACGCTCCAGCGGGACCCGCCGCCGGGCCCGCGCCCGCCGCCCGGAGGCGGGCCCTGCGGCGGGCCCTGCGGCGGCTCTTTGGGAGGCTCCCAGCCCGGCCCGTCGTAGCCGGGGGGCCGCCATCCGCCCTCATTGTTTGGCATGCTCACGAGTATCCCGAAGGAGTGCCTCCCGCGTCCGGTGCTCGGACGAAACCGCGGGGGCCAACCGCGCGCGACCCGGCCCCCGTTGCCCCTGCCGCCGCGGACCGGATTGACGCGTCGGCGAACCGGGAAGCCGTCCCCCGTGCAGCGACCCATCGAGGACTACGCCCTCATCGGCGACCACCAGACCGCCGCCCTGGTGGCGCGGACCGGCTCCATCGACTGGCTGTGCCTGCCCCGCTTCGACTCCGCGGCCTGCTTCGCCGCGCTGCTCGGCGAGGACGAGCACGGCCACTGGCGCATCGCTCCGCAGGGCGCCGACCTCTGCGCCCGCCGCGCCTACCGGCCCGACTCGCTCGTCCTCGACACCGAGTGGGACACCCCGGGCGGCACGGTCCGCGTCACCGACTTCATGCCGCAGCGCGACCGCGCCCCCGACCTGGTGCGCGTCGTCGAGGGCGTCGAGGGCGAGGTGACCGTGCGCAGCACGCTGCGCCTGCGCTTCGACTACGGCTCGGTCGTGCCCTGGATGCGCCGCTCCGACGGCCACCGGGTGGCGGTCGCGGGCCCCGACGCGGTGTGGCTGCGCGCCGAGCCCGACGTCCGCTCCTGGGGCCGCGCGGACGCCACGTACGCCGAGTTCACCGTCCGCGCGGGCGAGCGCGTGACCTTCGTGCTCACCTGGCACCCCTCGCACGAGCCGCGCCCGCCGCTCATCGACGCCGGGCGGGCGCTGCGCGAGAGCGTCGACGACTGGCGGGCGTGGGCGGCGCACTGCCGCTACGAGGGGCCGCACCGCGACGCCGTCGTCCGCTCCCTGATCACCCTCAAGGCCCTCACGTACGCCCCGACCGGCGGCATCGTCGCCGCCCCCACCACCTCCCTGCCGGAGGAGCTCGGCGGCGTCCGCAACTGGGACTACCGCTACTGCTGGCTGCGCGACTCCACGCTCACGCTCGCCGCGCTGCTCACCGCCGGGTACCGCGATGAGGCCGAGGCCTGGCGCGACTGGCTGCTGCGGGCGGTCGCGGGCGACCCCGCGGACCTCCAGATCATGTACGGGCTCGGGGGCGAGCGGCGGCTGCCCGAGGCGGACGCCGCGTGGCTGCCGGGGTACGCGGGCTCGGTGCCGGTGCGCCTCGGCAACGCGGCCGTGTGCCAGCGCCAGCTCGACGTGTACGGCGAGGTCGTCGACTCCCTCTGGCTGGCCCGCCGCTCGGGCATGGCGACGCGTCCGCACGCCTGGCGCATCCAGCTCGCGCTCATGGAGTTCCTGCGGCGGGTCTGGCGCGAGCCGGACGAGGGGCTGTGGGAAGTGCGCGGCCCGCGCCGCCAGTTCGTGCACTCCAAGGTGATGGCCTGGGTCGCCGCCGACCGCACCGTACGCGCCCTGGAGGACCGGCCCGGCCTGGAGGGCGACGCGGACCGCTGGCGGCGGCTGCGCGCCGAGATCCACGACGAGGTCTGCGCCCGCGGCTACGACGCGGACCGGGGCACGTTCACCCAGTCGTACGGCTCCCGGGAGCTGGACGCCGCCCTGCTCCTGATCCCGCGCGTGGGCTTCCTGCCGCCCGACGACCCACGCGTCCTCGGCACCATCGACGCCGTCCGCGAGGACCTCGGCACCCGCGAGGGCTTCGTGCGCCGCTACAGCACCGACGGCGTCACGGTCGACGGCCTGCCCGGCCACGAGGGCGTCTTCCTGGCCTGCTCGTTCTGGCTCGCCGACGCGCTGCACCTGTCCGGCCGTACGAAGGAGGCCCGCGCCCTCTTCGAGCGGCTCCTGGAGCTGGGCAACGACGTGGGGCTGCTCGCCGAGGAGTACGACGCGGCACAGGGCCGCCAGTTGGGCAACTTCCCACAGGCGTTCAGCCACGTGGGTCTCGTCACTACCGCCTTCTCCCTGTTCGGCCCCGACCCCGGCACGGCAGGATAGGGCGCATGGATCTTGGCCTGAACAACCGTGTCTACGTCGTCACCGGCGCCACCCGCGGCCTCGGCAACGCCACCGCGCGCGCCCTCGTCGAGGACGGCGCCAAAGTCGTCCTCACCGGCCGCGACGAGAAGACGGCCGCCGCGGCGGCCGCGGAGCTCGGCCCGAACGCGGTCGGCGTCGGCGCGGACAACGCCGACCCCGCGACACCCGCCCGGCTCGTCGCCACCGCCCGCGAGCGCTTCGGCGGCTTCGACGGCATCCTCGTCAGCGTGGGCGGCCCGCCGTTCGCCTTCGCCGCCGACGCCACGGACGAGCTGTGGCAGGCGTCGTTCGAGTCGGTGTTCCTCGGCGCGGTACGGCTCGCGCGGGCCGCGGCGGCGGAGCTCGGCGAGGGCGGCGTCATCGGCTTCGTCCTGTCCGCGTCCGTGTACGAGCCCATCCCCGGCCTGACCATCTCCAACGGCCTCCGCCCCGGCCTCGCCGGATTCGCCAAGTCCCTCGCGGACGAGCTCGGGCCGCGCGGCATCCGGGTCGTCGGGGTGCTGCCGGGGCGCATCGACACGGAGCGCGTGCGCGAGCTGGACGGGCTCACCGCCGATCCGGAGGCGTCCCGGCACGCCTCCGAGTCCGGCATTCCGCTGCGGCGGTACGGGGCTCCGGAGGAGTTCGGGCGGGCTGCGGCGTTCCTGCTGTCGCCCGCGGCGTCGTATGTCACCGGCGTGATGCTGCCGGTGGACGGGGGCTCCCGCCACGGCTTCTAGCCCCGGGCTCCGGCCGCGGTCCCCGCCGCTACCGCGGCGGGGGTTCTCTCCCACCCGCCCACCCGTACCACCCCAGCGACCGGCCCGGCCCCGACCTCGCGGCCCGCACGCCGTCCTCATCGCCGCCCCGCCGCTACCGCGGTGGGGTGCACTGGCAGGACACCCTTCACCAGTGAAATGGCCTGGTCGGCGGGATGTTCAGCCGGGCTCGGACAAGCTGATCGTCGCCAACCACCCGCTGCCGATGAACCGCTACGGCTTCCCCTCGCACCTGGAGCCGTGGAAGCAGATGGTCCCCGGCGGCAACGACTTCGAGGTCGACTTCCTGCCGGAGTACAAGGCCCTGCACGACGCCGGCTACAACATCCTGACCTACGACGCCCGCAACCACGGCCACAGCGGTGCCGCCAACGGCGGGCTCTTCACCTGGGGCCTGTTCGAGTCGCGTGACGTGGCCGGTTCGCTCACGTACGTCAAGTCCCGGCCCGACACCGCCGGAATGACGCTCGGTCTGCTCAGCCGCTGCATGGGCGGCAACTCCACCTATGTCGCGATGGCCCGCCACCCCGAACTCTTCGAGGACGTCCGCTGCCTGGTCAACCCGCAGCCGGTCTCCCTGCGCGTGATGGCCGGACAGGCCCTCGGCGCGATGGGCATCGCGGACCGGATCGACGACTTCGACCGGGCGTTCCAGCTGGTCACCAGCTTCACCATCGACCAGGTGTCGCCCATCGAGTACGCGAAGAGCTGCCAGGTGCCCACCTTCATCACCCAGGTCCGCGATGACGTACTCACCCGGCCCGAGGACGTACAGGCGATCTTCGACGCGATCCCCGTCGCCGACAAGAAGCTGTTCTGGATCGAAGGCAGCACCCGCCGCTGGGACGGCTACACCTACTTCCCCGAACACCCGGAGCAGCTGCTCGACTGGTTCGACACGCACATGAAGTGAACCCACATGAAGTGAACCCGCTGAAGGCGACGCCGGCCTGTACGACCGGCAGTCGAGTCAACAACCCTGCGGGCCGATACGGCTAGGTCACGCGTTCCGGGCGGTGTTTGTCCGCCCGGAGCTGGACCGTCGCCGGGAGCCGGGCCAGGCCCGCCGAGTCCCGGGCGTGGGCCAGGGCCTCCACGCACAGCCGGTGCAACGCGTCCTCGGGCACGGCGTCGGCCTCCAGGACGAGCCCCACCCGCGCCTCGGGCGCGTTGCGCCGCCCGGTCAGGAGGACCCGCGCCCGCCCCACCCCGTCGAGCCCCGCGGCCTCGCTCTCCAGGGCGCTCTCCATCGCCCGGCCCCGCAGCAGCGCCCCCTCGCCGTCCCCGGTCTCGACCAGGACCTCCGCGAGGCGCCGCCGCCGCAGCTGGGCGGTGAGCCACCACAGCGACAGGAGCACGAGCAGCGCGAGGGCGCCGATGACGGTGGGCCACCACCAGCCGCGCTCGCGCCACCGCGTGCGCTGCGCCGCGCTGAGCAGCACGTCGTGCCGCCCGTCGTGCAGCCACCAGGACGGCGGCGAGACGCCGAGGCCGACGGCGAGGACGGCGCCGCCGAGCACGACGAGGGCGAGGCCGACGAGGCCGAGCAGCACGCGGTTCACCGTACGGGGCATGGCGGGCTCACCCCTTCTTCCCGGGCCGGGCGACGTGGACGGAGAGCGTGGGCGGACTGCCGAGTCCGAGGCCCCGGATGCCGTCGGCCAGGGTCCGGTCGAGGTCGCCGCGGACGTCGTCGAGGGCGCGGAAGTGCGACTCGGCCCGCACGTCGACCTTGGTCCGGGTCATGCGGACCCGGACCGACCGCACGCCCGCCACGTCCATGGCCCGGTCGCGCAGCACGGTCGCGGCGGCGGCCCGGTCGAGCCCCGCGCGGACGTCGGCGTGCCCGCGCCGCATCGGCAGGACGGCCCGCAGGCCCGGCGTCGCCGCGAGGAGCAGCAGCCACAGGCCGACGGCCACGGCGCCCGCGGCACCGGCGAGCACGGCCGTGCTGTCCAGCGGCCGCTGCGCCAGTTCGCGCGCGAGCTCGCGCCGCCAGCGCATCGCGGGGTGGTCGGCCCGTACCGCGACGACGTCGTACAGGAGGAGCCCGCAGCCGCCGAGGAGCAGGAGCGCGACGAGCGCGGCGGGCACGCGGCGCGCGGACCAGAAGCGGGGGGCCTTGTCCTCGTCGGGGGCGAGGGTGGGGTGCGGTTCGAAGGACGCCGCGGACGTCCACTGCTCCGGCCCCGCCGCCGGGTCGGAGCCGTCCGGGGCCCGCTCGACGACGGGCACGGGCCGGGTGCCGCCCGGCCCGCGGGCCGTGCCGGTCCCGTCGGGGGCCTCGTGCGTCCCGGGGGCCTCGTGCGGGTCGTGGGGCTCGCTCATCGGGTCCTCCCCTGTGCCGCGGCCCGCGCCTGCGCCGAGTGCAGCCGCTCGACCTGGACCGCCACCTCGGGCACTTCCATGCCCGCCAACGCCTCTACCCGCTCGGTGACGTGGCGACGCACGGCCGCGCACTGGCCGCCGATGTCACTGGGGTAGTCGAGCTCCAGGCTGATGCGGACGCGGGCGGCCGCGGACGGGGCCTCACCGGCGCGCGCGGAGCCGCGTGCCCTGGCCAGGACGCTGACCGTGGCGTGCGGCGGCGCGGCCCCTTCGGGCAGCGACCACAGCGCCTCCCGCGCCGCGCGTGCGGCGATCTTCGCGATGACGCGGTCGGCGATCCGGGTCGCGCCGCGCTCGGCGGGCGCGACCTGCCCCACGACCTCCGCCGCCACCGCTCACCGCCGCCGGTCGCCGCGCGTACGGAAGAAGTCGCCGGGCTCCAGGTCCCCTTCGAGGAACCGCCCCGCGACGAAGCCGATGGCGCCCAACGCGGCCACCAGCAGGAAGGCGCCGAACCCGCCGAAGTACCCGGCGAAGCCCAGGGCCATTCCGGCGATCATGCCGATGACGGCCATGCTCATCGTGCGCTCCTTCGCTCCTGCGCGTGTGCTGTTGAGGCTGTTCCCCCGGGTGGCGCCCACGACTCCGACGGCGCGGGCGCCGAATGGTGTGCGGGCCGTGCGGTCCGCGCCGTGCGCCGCGCGCGCTACTGCAGCCGGGGCTGTTCGTCGTCCTCGTCGTCGGGCAGCTTCACGTCGCTGACCGCGATGTTCACCTCGACCACTTCGAGGCCGGTCATGCGCTCCACGGCCGCGATGACGTTCTCCCGCACGGCGCGCGCGACATCGGCGATCGACACGCCGTACTCGACGACGACCTCCAGGTCGAGGGCCGTCTGCACCTCGCCGACCTCGGCCTTCACGCCGCGCGTGACGGACTTCGAGCTGCCGGGCACCCGGTCGCGCACGGCCCCGAAGGTCCGGGCGAGGCCGCCGCCCATCGCGTGGACGCCGACGACGTCACGGGCGGCGAGTCCGGCGATCTTCTCCACCACGCCGTCCGCGATGGTGGTGCGCCCCCGGGTCGCCGGATCACCGCCGCCGCGCCGTACCGACCCGCTCCGGCCCCCGGACTCGTCGGGCGAGTCGTGCGCGCTCTTCTCCAGCGTCTGGGGCGTCCTGTGCTCTGAGGTGTCGGTCATCACCGCGGTCCTTTACGACTGGGGATCTGCTCCTCGCACCACACTAAGCGCGGCCCCGCGCCCGCGCGCCAGGGATGCGGCAGGCTGGAGCGATGACGGGTGACGGATGGGCGGCGGCGGTACGGCGCCAGCTGGGCCTCGGCCGGGTGCTGCCCCTGGGCGGTGCGGGGGACGGCGCGTGGTTGACGGAGGCGGCGGCCACGGCGGCCCTGCGCCGGGCGGCCGAGCGGGTGACGGGAGCGCGGCTCACGGCCGTCCGGGTCGCCCCGGCCGGTCCGGAGGCGGCGGACACCGGGGGTCCGCCGGACGCGGACGTCTCCGCGGTTCCGGCGCCGCCGAGCGCGCTGCCGCCCGGGCCCCTGTGCGTCAGCGGGGAGGTCGCGGCGGGCACGGCCGAGCCGCTGCCCGCCCTGGCGTCCCGGCTGCGCGCGGCCCTCGCGACGGCCGCGGCGGACCGGCTCGGCCTGGTGGTCGCACGGGTGGACCTGCGGGTCACGGAACTCTGCGACGAGCCGCCGGGGCCGGGCGAGCGGCCGGACCGGGACGGAACGGCGGCGCCCGTGCCCGGCACCGCCCCCGCCACCGCGGACTCCGCCGACCCCGGTGACCCAGCTGCTGCCGGTGGCCCCGCGGACCCCGGTGACCCCGCGGACCCCGCCGCCGAGGACTCCCCCGAGGGCCGGATCGCCCGGGCCGTGCTCGCCGTGCCGGGGGTTTCCCGGCTGACCGGCGTCTTCGGCGGCCTGGGGCGCGCGGTCCACGTGCGGGAGCTCGCGTCGCCGGACTCCCTGCCGCGCCGCCACGTCCAGGTGGAGCTGGCCGTGGCGGCGGACCGGCGGGCCCTGGACGTGGCCCGCGCGGTGCGGACGGCGGTGGGCGGCGCGCTGCCGGACCGGCCGTCGGTGGCGGTCCTGGTGACGGCGGTCGACGAGCCGGGCCGGGGCGGCGCGCAGCCGGACTAGCGCACCGATTCCCTTACGGGCAGGGGCAGGTGCTCCCTGCGCGCAGGGGTGGGCGCTCAGTCGCCGAGCCCGGCGAGGTCCCGCAGCCTGCGGGCCTGGGCGGCGCGCTCGGCGGTGCGCTGCTCCTCGTACGAGCGGCCCGCTACGCCCTGGAGCAGGGCCTTGGTCTCGATGACCGCGTCCCGCGGCGCGGCGAGCAGCGCGGCGGCCAGGTCCCGCGCGGTGGCGTCGAGCTGCTCGCCGGGGACGACGATGTTGGCGAGGCCGACGCGCTCGGCCTCGTCCGCGTGCACGAAGCGGCCCGTGGCGCAGATCTCCAGGGCGCGCGCATAGCCGACGAGGGAGACGAGGGGGTGCGTGCCGGTGAGGTCGGGCACCAGGCCCAGGCTGGTCTCGCGCATGGCGAACTGCACGTCGTCGGCGACGACCCGCAGGTCGCAGGCCAGCGCGAGCTGAAAGCCCGCGCCGATGGCGTGCCCCTGTACGGCGGCGACGGACACGATGTCGCTGCGCCGCCACCAGGTGAACGCTTCCTGGTACTCGGCGATGGTCGCGTCGAGGACGTCGTCCGCGCCGCGTGCCAGATCGAGGAACGACGGCTCGCCGTCGAAGCCCTCGGGCGTGAACGCCTGCCGGTCGAGCCCGGCGGAGAAGGACTTGCCCTCGCCGCGCAGGACCACGACGCGGACGCTGCCGGGCAGCGCCCGTCCGGCCTCGGCCAACGCCCGCCACAGCGCGGGCGACTGGGCGTTGCGCTTGGCCGGATGGGTGAGGGTCACCGTGGCCACGGCGTCCTCGACCGTGAGGCGTACGCCGTCCTTGTCGAGAACCGGTGCCGCCGCGCTCTGTCGGCTGTCGGGCGAAGCCATCAGTGCCTCCGATGGGTGCAGTCGTCAGTCGGGGCGCTGGGGGCACCCCTAAGTGACTGCACAGTAACCACCCGGCCGAACGGACGGCCGACCGGGTGGTCACCCTCGGGCCACGAGAGCCGCGGACAGCGGCGGGTGTCAGACGGAGGCGGCCTTCTTGCCTCGCGTCGCACCGCCACGGCCGCGCAACACGACACCCGACTCAGTGAGCATCCGGTGCACAAATCCGTACGAACGGCCGGTCTCTTCGGCCAACGCCCGGATACTCGCACCGGCGTCGTACTTTTTCTTCAGGTCTGCCGCGAGCTTGTCGCGCGCGGCGCCGGTCACCCGGCTGCCCTTCTTCAGAGTCTCGGCCACCCGTGCCTCCTCATGGGAAGTGCGCTCTGGACTTCTCATGATCACCCCTACCGGGCGTCCTGGCCACCCATTCGGCAAGGTCCGTGTGACTT harbors:
- a CDS encoding glycoside hydrolase family 15 protein, with protein sequence MQRPIEDYALIGDHQTAALVARTGSIDWLCLPRFDSAACFAALLGEDEHGHWRIAPQGADLCARRAYRPDSLVLDTEWDTPGGTVRVTDFMPQRDRAPDLVRVVEGVEGEVTVRSTLRLRFDYGSVVPWMRRSDGHRVAVAGPDAVWLRAEPDVRSWGRADATYAEFTVRAGERVTFVLTWHPSHEPRPPLIDAGRALRESVDDWRAWAAHCRYEGPHRDAVVRSLITLKALTYAPTGGIVAAPTTSLPEELGGVRNWDYRYCWLRDSTLTLAALLTAGYRDEAEAWRDWLLRAVAGDPADLQIMYGLGGERRLPEADAAWLPGYAGSVPVRLGNAAVCQRQLDVYGEVVDSLWLARRSGMATRPHAWRIQLALMEFLRRVWREPDEGLWEVRGPRRQFVHSKVMAWVAADRTVRALEDRPGLEGDADRWRRLRAEIHDEVCARGYDADRGTFTQSYGSRELDAALLLIPRVGFLPPDDPRVLGTIDAVREDLGTREGFVRRYSTDGVTVDGLPGHEGVFLACSFWLADALHLSGRTKEARALFERLLELGNDVGLLAEEYDAAQGRQLGNFPQAFSHVGLVTTAFSLFGPDPGTAG
- a CDS encoding SDR family oxidoreductase, which encodes MDLGLNNRVYVVTGATRGLGNATARALVEDGAKVVLTGRDEKTAAAAAAELGPNAVGVGADNADPATPARLVATARERFGGFDGILVSVGGPPFAFAADATDELWQASFESVFLGAVRLARAAAAELGEGGVIGFVLSASVYEPIPGLTISNGLRPGLAGFAKSLADELGPRGIRVVGVLPGRIDTERVRELDGLTADPEASRHASESGIPLRRYGAPEEFGRAAAFLLSPAASYVTGVMLPVDGGSRHGF
- a CDS encoding alpha/beta hydrolase, with translation MKWPGRRDVQPGSDKLIVANHPLPMNRYGFPSHLEPWKQMVPGGNDFEVDFLPEYKALHDAGYNILTYDARNHGHSGAANGGLFTWGLFESRDVAGSLTYVKSRPDTAGMTLGLLSRCMGGNSTYVAMARHPELFEDVRCLVNPQPVSLRVMAGQALGAMGIADRIDDFDRAFQLVTSFTIDQVSPIEYAKSCQVPTFITQVRDDVLTRPEDVQAIFDAIPVADKKLFWIEGSTRRWDGYTYFPEHPEQLLDWFDTHMK
- the amaP gene encoding alkaline shock response membrane anchor protein AmaP, translated to MPRTVNRVLLGLVGLALVVLGGAVLAVGLGVSPPSWWLHDGRHDVLLSAAQRTRWRERGWWWPTVIGALALLVLLSLWWLTAQLRRRRLAEVLVETGDGEGALLRGRAMESALESEAAGLDGVGRARVLLTGRRNAPEARVGLVLEADAVPEDALHRLCVEALAHARDSAGLARLPATVQLRADKHRPERVT
- a CDS encoding DUF6286 domain-containing protein, with the protein product MSEPHDPHEAPGTHEAPDGTGTARGPGGTRPVPVVERAPDGSDPAAGPEQWTSAASFEPHPTLAPDEDKAPRFWSARRVPAALVALLLLGGCGLLLYDVVAVRADHPAMRWRRELARELAQRPLDSTAVLAGAAGAVAVGLWLLLLAATPGLRAVLPMRRGHADVRAGLDRAAAATVLRDRAMDVAGVRSVRVRMTRTKVDVRAESHFRALDDVRGDLDRTLADGIRGLGLGSPPTLSVHVARPGKKG
- a CDS encoding Asp23/Gls24 family envelope stress response protein, with the translated sequence MAAEVVGQVAPAERGATRIADRVIAKIAARAAREALWSLPEGAAPPHATVSVLARARGSARAGEAPSAAARVRISLELDYPSDIGGQCAAVRRHVTERVEALAGMEVPEVAVQVERLHSAQARAAAQGRTR
- a CDS encoding Asp23/Gls24 family envelope stress response protein, translating into MTDTSEHRTPQTLEKSAHDSPDESGGRSGSVRRGGGDPATRGRTTIADGVVEKIAGLAARDVVGVHAMGGGLARTFGAVRDRVPGSSKSVTRGVKAEVGEVQTALDLEVVVEYGVSIADVARAVRENVIAAVERMTGLEVVEVNIAVSDVKLPDDEDDEQPRLQ
- a CDS encoding nucleopolyhedrovirus P10 family protein, translated to MTGDGWAAAVRRQLGLGRVLPLGGAGDGAWLTEAAATAALRRAAERVTGARLTAVRVAPAGPEAADTGGPPDADVSAVPAPPSALPPGPLCVSGEVAAGTAEPLPALASRLRAALATAAADRLGLVVARVDLRVTELCDEPPGPGERPDRDGTAAPVPGTAPATADSADPGDPAAAGGPADPGDPADPAAEDSPEGRIARAVLAVPGVSRLTGVFGGLGRAVHVRELASPDSLPRRHVQVELAVAADRRALDVARAVRTAVGGALPDRPSVAVLVTAVDEPGRGGAQPD
- a CDS encoding enoyl-CoA hydratase/isomerase family protein, with the translated sequence MASPDSRQSAAAPVLDKDGVRLTVEDAVATVTLTHPAKRNAQSPALWRALAEAGRALPGSVRVVVLRGEGKSFSAGLDRQAFTPEGFDGEPSFLDLARGADDVLDATIAEYQEAFTWWRRSDIVSVAAVQGHAIGAGFQLALACDLRVVADDVQFAMRETSLGLVPDLTGTHPLVSLVGYARALEICATGRFVHADEAERVGLANIVVPGEQLDATARDLAAALLAAPRDAVIETKALLQGVAGRSYEEQRTAERAAQARRLRDLAGLGD
- a CDS encoding helix-turn-helix domain-containing protein, with the protein product MAETLKKGSRVTGAARDKLAADLKKKYDAGASIRALAEETGRSYGFVHRMLTESGVVLRGRGGATRGKKAASV